A DNA window from Setaria viridis chromosome 2, Setaria_viridis_v4.0, whole genome shotgun sequence contains the following coding sequences:
- the LOC117843511 gene encoding putative UDP-rhamnose:rhamnosyltransferase 1: MNEKDALHVVVFPWLAFGHIVPFLELAQQLARRGHIVTFLSTPRNVARTRPVPPELSPYIRFVSLPLPAVDGLRDGAEATSDVPPEKVELLKIAFDGLAAPFAGFLTAACGEETGEGRGRRPD, translated from the coding sequence ATGAATGAAAAAGATGCTCTTCACGTGGTGGTGTTCCCATGGCTCGCCTTCGGCCACATCGTCCCCTTCCTCGAGCTCGCCCAGCAGCTGGCGAGGCGCGGCCACATCGTCACCTTCCTCTCCACCCCGAGGAACGTCGCCAGGACCAGGCCCGTCCCGCCGGAGCTCTCCCCGTACATCCGCTTCGTGTCCCTGCCACTGCCGGCCGTCGACGGCCTCCGGGACGGCGCGGAAGCTACGTCCGATGTCCCGCCTGAGAAGGTCGAGCTGCTCAAGATCGCCTTCGATGGCCTCGCCGCGCCTTTCGCCGGTTTCCTCACCGCGGCCTGCGGGGAGGAGACCGGGGAAGGGCGCGGCAGGAGGCCTGACTGA
- the LOC117844026 gene encoding superoxide dismutase [Mn] 3.4, mitochondrial-like, which translates to MALRTLSSKKILSLALGGARPLSVAAASARGVTTVSHLDLSYDFGALEPAISGEIKRLHHQKHHAIYVANYKALDSLDATVAKVDTSTIVQLQGAIKFNGSGHVNHSIFWNDLKAMSEGGGEPPHGKPGWVINEDCGSFEAPVKMNGEGAALQGSGWYCLALDKEAKNLSAEIVANQVKYIIHVY; encoded by the exons ATGGCTCTCCGCACCCTGTCGTCGAAGAAGATCCTATCCCTCGCCCTCGGCGGCGCTCGGCCGCTGTCAGTGGCTGCGGCATCCGCGAGGGGGGTGACGACGGTCAGCCACCTCGACCTCTCCTACGATTTTGGCGCGCTGGAGCCGGCCATCTCCGGGGAGATCAAGCGCCTACACCACCAGAAGCACCACGCAATCTACGTTGCCAACTACAAGGCGCTCGACTCGCTCGATGCCACCGTCGCCAAGGTTGACACCTCCACCATCGTCCAGCTTCAGGGCGCCATCAAGTTCAATGGCAGCG GTCATGTGAACCATTCAATTTTTTGGAATGACCTCAAGGCTATGAGC GAAGGTGGTGGGGAGCCACCGCATGGGAAACCTGGCTGGGTTATTAATGAGGATTGTGGTTCATTTGAGGCACCTGTAAAGATGAACGGAGAAGGTGCTGCTTTGCAAGGATCTGGGTGGTAT TGTCTCGCTTTGGATAAAGAGGCAAAAAATCTTTCAGCTGAAATTGTTGCTAATCAGGTGAAATATATCATCCACGTCTATTAG